A single region of the Deltaproteobacteria bacterium genome encodes:
- a CDS encoding GAF domain-containing protein — protein MASGIRRKEQREEPSYAEQIKALSEISKAISSDLYLEDILRLIVAVTANVMDSKICSLWLLDERKKTLSLKATQSISEEYLKERVLRLGEGVVGWVAQEKKSAKIYNVLEEPHYKEKELARKEGLCSMLSVPMVVRGKGIGLIN, from the coding sequence ATGGCGTCCGGAATCAGGAGGAAAGAACAAAGGGAGGAGCCCTCCTATGCCGAGCAGATCAAGGCCCTGTCAGAGATCAGCAAGGCCATCTCTTCCGACCTTTACCTGGAGGACATCTTGAGGCTGATCGTGGCGGTGACGGCCAATGTGATGGACTCCAAAATCTGCTCCCTCTGGTTGTTGGACGAGCGCAAAAAGACCCTTTCCCTGAAGGCCACCCAGAGCATAAGTGAGGAGTACCTAAAGGAGAGGGTCCTGCGGCTGGGGGAGGGGGTGGTGGGTTGGGTGGCCCAGGAGAAGAAATCTGCCAAGATCTACAACGTGTTGGAAGAACCCCACTACAAAGAAAAGGAGTTGGCCCGCAAAGAGGGTCTTTGCTCTATGTTGAGCGTCCCCATGGTAGTCAGGGGGAAGGGGATCGGGCTGATAAACTGA
- the asd gene encoding aspartate-semialdehyde dehydrogenase has translation MKRIKVGILGGTGMVGQRFIQLLDGHPWFEVTEVAASERSAGRPYGEVMEGRWKLEGDIPPSVAQLLVKECTPELDCRLVFSALDANVAGPIEEEFAQAGYVVSSNSRNHRMAPDVPLLVPEVNPDHLEVIPIQKRRWARGGYIITNPNCSVIGLVMPLAPLHKRFGVTKAIVTTLQALSGAGYPGVASLDIIDNVVPFIGGEEAKVETEPLKILGCLEDGRFVFAELKVSASCTRVNVRDGHMESVSVELKQEASPEDLIETWEEFDPLAGYGLPSAPSPPIVVRRENDRPQPRRDRDEGRGMACVVGRVRECPILDYKFFVLSHNTIRGAAGAAVLNAEYLYKKGYL, from the coding sequence ATGAAGAGGATTAAAGTGGGGATCTTGGGGGGCACCGGGATGGTGGGTCAGAGGTTTATCCAGCTCCTGGATGGACACCCCTGGTTCGAGGTAACCGAGGTAGCGGCCTCAGAGCGTAGTGCCGGTCGCCCCTATGGGGAGGTGATGGAGGGGAGGTGGAAGCTGGAGGGTGACATTCCCCCTTCTGTGGCCCAGCTTTTGGTAAAGGAGTGCACTCCAGAGCTGGACTGTCGTCTGGTCTTCTCGGCCCTTGATGCCAACGTGGCCGGCCCTATCGAGGAGGAGTTTGCCCAAGCAGGATATGTAGTGAGTAGCAACTCCCGCAACCACCGGATGGCCCCCGATGTCCCTCTCCTGGTCCCCGAGGTGAACCCCGATCATTTGGAGGTCATCCCGATCCAGAAACGACGCTGGGCAAGGGGGGGCTATATCATCACCAACCCCAACTGCTCTGTCATCGGTTTGGTCATGCCCCTCGCCCCCCTACACAAGAGGTTTGGGGTTACCAAGGCCATAGTGACAACCCTTCAAGCTTTAAGCGGTGCGGGATACCCAGGGGTGGCTTCTTTGGATATCATCGATAATGTAGTCCCCTTCATCGGCGGGGAAGAGGCCAAGGTGGAGACAGAACCCCTCAAGATCTTGGGCTGTCTGGAGGATGGACGTTTTGTCTTTGCCGAGCTCAAGGTCAGCGCCTCTTGCACCAGGGTGAATGTGCGGGACGGCCACATGGAGAGCGTGAGCGTGGAGTTGAAACAAGAGGCCTCGCCCGAGGATTTGATCGAGACCTGGGAGGAGTTCGATCCCCTAGCCGGTTATGGACTACCCTCAGCCCCCTCCCCCCCTATCGTGGTCAGGAGGGAGAATGACCGCCCACAGCCACGCCGGGACAGGGATGAAGGAAGGGGGATGGCCTGTGTGGTGGGAAGGGTGAGGGAGTGTCCTATCTTAGATTACAAGTTTTTTGTTCTAAGCCACAACACTATTCGGGGGGCGGCCGGGGCCGCCGTCCTGAACGCCGAATATCTGTACAAGAAAGGTTACTTATAG
- a CDS encoding (Fe-S)-binding protein, translated as MEKVLEQIESCNECEQCMEVCPTYQITGEELFSPMHRLQTVREVLEGGDISEQMVESLYNCPKCMKCETVCPVEIEITQIVNAGRRGLVKRGLGPLERGKKIIGGIFKKGNAVNGDPSKRLEWLPEEFPRKESETLLYLGCLPSYLVKDAATASYLALKRLGVDFMILEDEGCCGTYIYEAGDVDLAGELFQKNVDRFRGLGIKRLIIPCNGCLKCFKYFYPDVLGEFPFQVSHVVEVIYEALKENRSLLQKVKRTLVYQDPCRLARGEGITEEPRELLAWCGAEVRDTELSREQAPCCGSGSGIRSLYRDLSTEMASRLLKMAPGEVVVSPCPFCTFQLSSTSKAKEIGKEVVYFSQIVLDSLKD; from the coding sequence ATGGAGAAGGTCCTCGAGCAGATAGAGTCCTGCAACGAATGTGAGCAATGTATGGAGGTCTGCCCCACCTACCAGATCACGGGTGAAGAGCTCTTCTCGCCCATGCACCGGTTGCAGACAGTACGGGAGGTGTTGGAAGGTGGTGATATCTCCGAGCAGATGGTGGAGAGTCTCTACAATTGTCCCAAGTGTATGAAGTGTGAGACGGTCTGCCCTGTGGAGATAGAAATCACCCAGATAGTGAACGCTGGCAGGAGAGGACTGGTGAAGAGGGGGTTAGGACCCCTGGAGCGGGGGAAGAAGATCATCGGGGGGATCTTCAAAAAGGGGAATGCTGTCAACGGCGACCCGAGCAAGCGCCTGGAGTGGCTACCCGAAGAGTTCCCCCGAAAGGAATCGGAAACCCTCCTCTACCTCGGCTGCCTTCCCTCTTACCTGGTGAAAGATGCTGCCACCGCCTCTTATCTCGCCCTAAAACGGTTGGGGGTCGACTTTATGATCCTGGAGGATGAGGGTTGCTGTGGTACCTACATCTATGAGGCGGGAGACGTCGATCTTGCAGGAGAGCTCTTTCAGAAGAACGTCGATAGGTTCAGGGGCCTGGGGATAAAGAGACTTATTATCCCCTGCAACGGCTGTCTGAAGTGCTTCAAGTATTTTTATCCTGATGTCCTTGGGGAATTCCCCTTTCAGGTCTCACATGTAGTGGAGGTGATATACGAAGCCTTAAAGGAGAACCGCTCCCTCCTGCAAAAGGTAAAAAGGACCCTCGTCTACCAAGACCCCTGTCGCCTGGCCAGGGGAGAGGGGATAACTGAGGAGCCCAGGGAACTGCTCGCCTGGTGCGGAGCTGAGGTGAGAGATACCGAGCTCAGCAGGGAGCAGGCCCCCTGCTGCGGTTCAGGCAGTGGGATCAGATCTCTGTACCGTGATCTCTCGACGGAGATGGCCTCCCGGCTTCTGAAGATGGCCCCGGGGGAGGTGGTGGTAAGCCCTTGCCCCTTCTGTACCTTTCAACTAAGTTCTACCTCTAAGGCCAAGGAGATCGGTAAGGAGGTGGTCTATTTTTCGCAAATCGTCCTCGATTCTCTGAAGGACTAA
- a CDS encoding sigma factor regulator FecR, whose amino-acid sequence MNGDLEQRIEVLAQWLYELSYLVVFTGAGVSTESGLPDFRGPDGIWTRQEKGLPPPPMQRPWSEVDPNPAHYAIRALQDLGKLKFLISQNVDNLHLKSGIRPELLAELHGNITKLRCQRCGAIVDREKAESRCSCGGRLVPSVVDFGQPLPEKDLRESYYHSEHCDLFVAVGSSLVVTPAADMPVVALRAGAKLVIINHGETPLDQYAHLRFHESAGEVLPKAVVLLKQKLRG is encoded by the coding sequence ATGAATGGAGATCTTGAACAAAGGATTGAGGTCCTGGCCCAGTGGCTTTATGAATTGAGCTATTTGGTGGTCTTCACCGGGGCAGGGGTGAGCACGGAGTCAGGGCTCCCGGACTTCAGGGGGCCCGATGGGATCTGGACCAGACAAGAAAAGGGGTTGCCGCCGCCACCCATGCAACGTCCCTGGTCTGAGGTGGACCCCAATCCGGCCCATTACGCCATCAGAGCGCTGCAGGATCTGGGAAAACTGAAATTTCTGATCTCCCAGAACGTGGACAATCTCCATCTCAAATCGGGGATTCGTCCAGAACTGCTGGCAGAACTGCATGGCAACATTACCAAACTGCGTTGCCAGCGCTGTGGGGCTATAGTAGATAGGGAAAAAGCAGAGTCAAGGTGCAGTTGCGGGGGGAGGTTGGTTCCCAGCGTAGTGGACTTTGGGCAGCCCCTGCCAGAGAAGGACCTGAGGGAATCATATTACCACTCGGAGCATTGCGACCTCTTTGTAGCGGTGGGCTCCAGCCTGGTGGTGACGCCCGCAGCCGACATGCCGGTGGTGGCCCTGAGGGCAGGGGCAAAACTGGTGATCATCAACCACGGTGAAACCCCCCTTGATCAGTACGCACACCTCCGCTTCCACGAGAGTGCCGGAGAAGTCCTCCCTAAGGCCGTGGTCCTGTTGAAGCAGAAATTGAGGGGATGA
- a CDS encoding transglutaminase domain-containing protein — translation MDPFLQATEAIDCDNPLIQDLAHKIIEGAPDVPGRARRLFYFVRDTIRYNPYSPFFLMDHYKATTTLRRGRGYCVQKAVLLVALARAAEIPAQLVFADIRNHQASERLVEMMGTDLFVFHGYVEWFLGGRRVQVTPAFETELCQGQGYPIVEFNGRKDAIFPPYDSRGRKFVEYVRHHGTFSDVPLDLILRGWEEAYGSERVREWKKTFHE, via the coding sequence ATGGATCCCTTTCTCCAGGCCACCGAGGCCATTGATTGCGATAACCCGCTGATCCAGGACCTGGCACATAAAATAATCGAAGGTGCACCAGATGTGCCCGGACGGGCACGGCGGCTCTTCTATTTTGTCCGGGATACCATAAGATATAATCCTTATTCCCCCTTCTTCCTCATGGATCACTACAAGGCCACCACTACCCTCCGTCGGGGCAGGGGATATTGTGTCCAAAAGGCGGTCCTGCTGGTCGCCCTGGCCAGGGCGGCGGAGATCCCGGCACAACTGGTCTTCGCCGACATCCGCAACCACCAGGCCTCAGAGCGGCTGGTGGAGATGATGGGGACCGATCTCTTTGTCTTCCATGGCTATGTGGAGTGGTTCTTGGGGGGGCGAAGGGTGCAGGTGACCCCCGCATTCGAGACAGAGCTGTGTCAAGGACAAGGCTATCCCATTGTAGAGTTCAACGGGCGTAAAGACGCCATCTTTCCCCCCTATGACAGCAGAGGCCGAAAATTTGTGGAATATGTGCGACACCATGGCACCTTTTCCGATGTCCCTTTAGACCTGATCCTCCGGGGCTGGGAAGAGGCGTACGGAAGCGAGAGGGTACGAGAGTGGAAGAAGACCTTTCATGAATAG
- a CDS encoding site-specific DNA-methyltransferase, whose product MTNEQIPTVHKLVKGDARDLSFIEDESVHLVLTSPPYWNLKKYKDNPDQLGHIDQYEEFLSELKKVWKEVYRVLVPGGRLVCVVGDVCVSRRSFGRHLVFPLHADICVICRKIGFDNLNPIIWHKITNANYEVANGSKFLGKPYEPNAIIKNDIEFILMQRKPRGYRKPTNKQRELSKINKKDFNNWFQQIWNIPGASTRNHPAPFPLELALRIVKMFSFVGDTVLDPFCGTGTTMIASIRSGRNSIGVEIEPEYCRMAARQLKAEASTLFNNVQLKFEKIEKQPMGQLQVCEDRALYEVRPARKVLV is encoded by the coding sequence ATGACAAATGAACAAATACCAACCGTACATAAATTGGTCAAAGGTGATGCACGAGATTTGTCTTTCATCGAGGATGAGAGTGTTCACCTTGTACTTACCTCTCCCCCATATTGGAATCTTAAAAAATATAAAGATAACCCAGATCAACTCGGCCATATTGATCAATATGAGGAATTCTTATCTGAATTAAAAAAGGTATGGAAGGAAGTCTATCGTGTGTTGGTACCCGGCGGACGTTTAGTATGTGTAGTTGGTGATGTATGTGTCTCCAGGCGATCTTTCGGTCGCCATCTTGTTTTTCCGTTGCATGCAGATATTTGCGTGATTTGCAGAAAAATAGGATTTGATAATTTGAATCCAATAATATGGCACAAAATAACAAATGCTAATTATGAAGTTGCTAACGGCTCTAAATTTCTTGGAAAGCCATATGAACCAAATGCAATAATAAAAAATGATATCGAATTTATTTTGATGCAACGAAAACCTAGAGGATATCGTAAACCAACTAATAAACAGCGCGAACTAAGTAAAATTAACAAAAAAGACTTTAATAATTGGTTTCAACAAATATGGAATATACCAGGTGCTTCTACCAGAAATCATCCCGCACCATTTCCTCTTGAGCTGGCCCTAAGAATCGTAAAAATGTTCTCATTCGTAGGTGATACCGTGCTTGATCCATTTTGCGGAACAGGAACAACAATGATAGCATCTATAAGGAGTGGTAGGAATAGTATTGGTGTTGAAATTGAACCTGAGTATTGCAGAATGGCTGCTCGTCAACTTAAGGCGGAAGCGAGCACCTTGTTCAACAATGTTCAGTTAAAATTCGAAAAGATTGAGAAACAACCTATGGGGCAACTGCAAGTATGTGAAGATCGTGCTTTGTATGAGGTGCGACCAGCCAGGAAAGTATTAGTATAG
- a CDS encoding PaeR7I family type II restriction endonuclease, whose amino-acid sequence MAIIDNIDKYISKSVAHYWRTRRLQRERQKKRGVNDAGLRSAVTGGAQMDGFIDLFTRLIVESGIKEEYVFYKRHIELPGFFRPTKEWDLLVIKDGCLVVAIEAKSQVGPSFGNNFNNRTEEAMGSALDLWTAFREGAFNGGRQPFLGYFFMLEDCEASNRPVRVKEPHFKVFPEFVGASYLKRYEIFCRKLVLERHYTASSFIVSDSSRGEHGTYREPADDLSFKNFAKTLSSHVRSFI is encoded by the coding sequence ATGGCAATAATAGATAATATTGATAAATATATCAGCAAATCTGTCGCGCATTACTGGCGTACACGACGGCTGCAACGAGAAAGACAGAAAAAAAGGGGTGTCAATGATGCCGGACTAAGAAGTGCTGTAACTGGTGGAGCACAAATGGACGGCTTCATTGATCTGTTTACCAGGTTAATTGTCGAATCTGGTATCAAAGAAGAGTATGTTTTTTACAAACGACACATAGAACTTCCAGGATTTTTTAGGCCAACAAAGGAGTGGGATTTGCTCGTGATTAAGGATGGATGTCTGGTTGTTGCTATTGAGGCAAAATCTCAAGTTGGACCTTCATTTGGCAACAATTTTAACAATAGAACTGAAGAGGCAATGGGGAGTGCGCTGGATTTATGGACTGCTTTTAGAGAGGGGGCCTTCAACGGAGGCAGACAACCATTTCTTGGATATTTTTTCATGCTTGAAGATTGCGAAGCCTCCAATAGGCCTGTTCGCGTAAAAGAACCTCACTTCAAAGTTTTTCCAGAATTTGTTGGTGCCTCTTACTTGAAGAGATATGAGATTTTTTGTCGTAAACTGGTATTAGAACGGCATTATACCGCATCATCGTTTATTGTTTCAGATAGTTCTCGGGGAGAACATGGAACTTACAGAGAGCCTGCTGATGATCTTTCTTTTAAAAATTTTGCAAAAACTCTAAGCTCCCATGTGAGGTCATTTATATGA
- a CDS encoding tyrosine-type recombinase/integrase gives MGNLSNKAKVTLPEFQKFLLERKLVPAKNMTFFAYWVSRFLDYARKRDLSATEYQESVVIEFLDVLRSEKRIHDWQPRQADDAIRLYYFHYLGKTGNRASDGDMPADVLGTLQEIRRLIRLRHYSYSTERTYLQWVERFLAYALKPASKLPVDPRSGKIGRHHISEKAIQVAVRNAVNKASIAKHATVHTFRHSFATHLLQSGVNIREVQSLLGHKNVETTMTYTHVLRDMKNAPQSPLDALYGKRE, from the coding sequence ATGGGAAATCTGTCCAATAAAGCCAAAGTGACCCTGCCGGAGTTCCAGAAGTTTCTTCTGGAGCGGAAGCTTGTGCCGGCAAAGAACATGACGTTCTTTGCCTACTGGGTGAGCCGGTTTCTCGACTATGCCAGGAAACGTGACCTTTCTGCCACGGAATATCAGGAATCGGTGGTCATCGAATTTCTGGATGTCCTGCGGTCAGAAAAGCGCATTCATGACTGGCAACCTCGTCAGGCTGATGATGCCATACGGCTCTATTATTTCCATTACCTCGGCAAAACAGGCAATCGGGCGTCGGACGGCGATATGCCTGCTGATGTTCTAGGAACGCTTCAGGAGATCAGGCGACTGATCAGGCTGAGGCATTATTCCTACAGCACGGAACGCACCTACCTGCAGTGGGTCGAACGTTTCCTGGCCTATGCGCTAAAGCCGGCATCCAAGCTGCCGGTGGACCCGCGAAGCGGAAAGATCGGTCGTCACCATATCAGCGAAAAGGCAATCCAGGTGGCAGTGAGAAACGCCGTGAACAAGGCCAGCATCGCAAAGCATGCGACGGTGCATACATTCCGCCACAGCTTTGCGACACATCTGCTCCAAAGCGGTGTCAATATCAGGGAGGTACAGAGTCTCCTCGGGCACAAGAATGTTGAGACGACCATGACCTACACCCATGTCCTTCGCGATATGAAAAACGCGCCGCAGAGCCCGCTCGACGCCCTCTATGGGAAGCGGGAGTAA
- a CDS encoding acetyl-CoA acetyltransferase yields MEKKVGIIGVGQSAFVRGYPGSIRELAFDGFKEAMEDAKISVKDIDASIIASAPEYDKQRSPAGVIAEYLGLVPKPTCYVETVCSSSSMGVMVAYSMIQAGLYDVIAVVGFQKMSELSSMEVQERMGRGADIQWEAPFGTMMPAYYAMYAQAYMAKYGLTLDDLANVRVKAATYGQLNEKAVYRKAVKLEDFSDPESRISGPIADPLRVGDCCANADGSSAIIVASEEKAKAMCEKPVWILGVGAASEAVNMAGRPNLTGGLRVGIEAGKAAFKMAGLTPKDIDVAEVHDCFTIAELMAYENLGFAKPGEGKELIRSKETYKEGSIPINVDGGLLSKGHPIGATGGSQIRTIVLQLRGEAGAMQVKDPAIGLVHNIGGVGLYGNVTILGR; encoded by the coding sequence ATGGAAAAGAAGGTTGGAATTATAGGAGTAGGGCAGAGTGCCTTTGTCCGAGGATATCCCGGTTCTATCCGGGAGTTGGCCTTTGATGGTTTTAAAGAGGCGATGGAGGATGCAAAGATATCGGTTAAGGATATAGATGCCTCCATCATTGCCTCTGCCCCAGAGTATGATAAACAGAGATCACCTGCAGGGGTAATTGCTGAATACCTTGGGCTTGTCCCTAAACCCACATGTTATGTTGAGACTGTCTGTTCTTCCAGCAGTATGGGAGTGATGGTGGCCTATTCCATGATTCAAGCTGGTCTCTATGATGTGATCGCAGTTGTTGGGTTCCAAAAGATGTCAGAGCTCTCCTCGATGGAGGTCCAGGAGAGGATGGGAAGGGGTGCCGATATCCAGTGGGAAGCTCCTTTTGGAACTATGATGCCGGCATATTATGCCATGTATGCCCAGGCCTATATGGCAAAATATGGGTTAACCCTTGATGATCTGGCCAATGTCAGGGTTAAAGCAGCTACCTATGGCCAGTTAAACGAGAAGGCGGTCTACCGAAAGGCAGTAAAATTAGAAGACTTTAGTGATCCAGAAAGTCGGATCTCAGGTCCGATAGCGGATCCATTGAGGGTAGGTGACTGCTGCGCCAATGCAGATGGTTCTTCTGCTATTATCGTAGCGAGCGAAGAAAAGGCCAAGGCCATGTGTGAGAAACCGGTCTGGATTTTGGGGGTGGGGGCCGCCTCCGAAGCGGTCAATATGGCGGGGAGACCTAATCTTACTGGTGGTTTAAGGGTAGGGATTGAGGCAGGAAAAGCGGCCTTCAAGATGGCAGGGTTGACCCCTAAGGATATTGATGTGGCTGAGGTTCACGATTGCTTCACCATCGCTGAGCTGATGGCCTACGAAAACTTGGGGTTTGCCAAACCAGGCGAAGGTAAGGAGCTGATCCGATCAAAGGAGACTTATAAGGAAGGGAGTATCCCGATTAATGTTGATGGTGGACTCCTCTCCAAAGGCCATCCCATCGGTGCTACTGGAGGCTCTCAGATCAGGACAATCGTTTTGCAGCTTAGGGGAGAGGCAGGAGCAATGCAGGTCAAAGACCCTGCTATTGGCCTGGTTCACAATATTGGCGGTGTGGGTCTGTATGGAAATGTGACTATATTAGGGAGGTAA
- a CDS encoding Zn-ribbon domain-containing OB-fold protein, with product MAKKEKEEDTRFSKFGTVSFTALTKTNDFIDYLEGGKVMGTRCKNCGKAFFPPRADCYNCLSSDMEWFEVSGKGRLLSHTNLMYAPVGFEDDLPYALALVDYGDYKIFGRLNKEIPGGEIKVGMEVVPKVVKLPEGHITYEFTKA from the coding sequence ATGGCTAAAAAAGAAAAGGAAGAAGATACCAGGTTCAGCAAGTTCGGTACGGTAAGTTTTACTGCCCTTACCAAGACTAATGACTTTATAGACTACCTGGAAGGAGGAAAGGTCATGGGGACAAGGTGCAAGAATTGTGGCAAGGCCTTCTTTCCTCCCCGTGCCGATTGCTATAATTGCCTCTCCAGTGATATGGAGTGGTTTGAAGTTTCAGGGAAGGGAAGGCTTTTGAGCCACACGAATCTGATGTATGCCCCTGTCGGTTTTGAGGATGATCTCCCCTATGCCCTGGCATTGGTTGACTACGGAGACTATAAGATCTTCGGGAGGCTGAACAAGGAGATCCCTGGAGGGGAGATCAAAGTAGGAATGGAGGTGGTACCCAAGGTGGTAAAGCTACCTGAAGGGCACATAACCTATGAGTTCACTAAGGCATAG
- a CDS encoding response regulator encodes MKILIVDDEKENLYLLETLLKGNDYEVVSATNGAEALEKLRAERFGMIIADILMPVMDGFQLCREVKGDDKLKDSLFIFYTATYIDEKDEEFALKLGADKFIRKPAEPDEFIKTIKSLIRDVEKGKVEPRKPISEEKEVFKLYSERLVKKLEKKMLDLEREITERKHVEKELQHSLEKVRKILGGIIQTMALIVEIRDPYTAGHQRRVMDLACAIAREMGISGEQIEGLRLAASIHDIGKIHIPAEILSKPEQLSEIEFDMIKTHPRVGYDILKTVEFPWPVAQIVLQHHERQDGSGYPQGLSGDDILLETRILAVADVVEAMASHRPYRAARGIGDALEEILHNKGILYDPKVVDACLKLFYEKEFKF; translated from the coding sequence ATGAAAATCCTTATCGTGGACGATGAGAAAGAGAACCTCTACCTATTGGAGACTTTGCTGAAAGGCAACGATTACGAGGTGGTATCGGCTACCAATGGAGCGGAAGCCCTGGAAAAACTTCGTGCCGAGCGCTTTGGTATGATAATCGCCGATATCCTCATGCCGGTCATGGATGGGTTTCAGCTTTGCAGGGAGGTGAAGGGGGACGACAAACTGAAGGATAGCCTCTTTATTTTCTACACAGCCACCTATATCGATGAAAAAGATGAGGAGTTCGCCTTAAAGCTGGGAGCGGATAAGTTCATACGAAAACCCGCTGAGCCGGATGAGTTCATAAAGACCATTAAAAGTTTGATTAGGGATGTTGAGAAGGGCAAGGTAGAGCCCAGGAAGCCGATTTCAGAGGAGAAAGAGGTCTTTAAGCTCTACAGCGAGCGTCTGGTGAAAAAGCTGGAGAAAAAGATGCTGGACCTGGAAAGAGAAATCACCGAGCGCAAGCATGTAGAGAAAGAATTACAACATAGTCTAGAGAAAGTGCGAAAAATCTTGGGGGGAATCATCCAGACTATGGCATTGATAGTTGAAATAAGGGATCCTTATACTGCTGGTCATCAACGGCGGGTGATGGATCTTGCCTGTGCCATCGCCAGAGAGATGGGCATTTCTGGGGAGCAGATCGAGGGGCTCCGACTGGCAGCGTCTATTCACGATATCGGCAAGATACATATACCTGCCGAAATTCTCAGCAAGCCCGAGCAGTTGAGCGAGATCGAATTCGATATGATTAAAACTCATCCCCGAGTTGGTTACGATATACTGAAGACCGTGGAATTTCCATGGCCTGTTGCCCAAATAGTGCTGCAACATCACGAGAGACAGGATGGTTCTGGATATCCCCAGGGGCTCTCTGGTGATGATATCCTCCTAGAGACAAGGATCTTGGCTGTAGCTGACGTTGTTGAGGCCATGGCTTCTCACCGACCTTACCGAGCGGCTCGCGGTATAGGTGATGCACTAGAGGAGATCTTACATAATAAGGGTATCCTTTACGATCCTAAGGTTGTAGATGCCTGCTTGAAGCTTTTTTATGAGAAAGAGTTTAAGTTCTAG
- a CDS encoding response regulator → MKRVLVVEDNETNLYLIRFILEKNGFEVIEAREGAEGVELAVKEKPDLIIMDLQLPDIDGLEATKRIRASEADSEISIIALTSYAMAGDKEKALAAGCTGYIEKPINPETFMAEIEKYL, encoded by the coding sequence ATGAAGAGGGTGCTGGTTGTTGAGGACAACGAGACCAATCTCTATCTGATCCGGTTCATCCTTGAGAAGAACGGGTTCGAGGTCATCGAGGCGAGGGAGGGTGCTGAGGGTGTGGAATTGGCGGTCAAGGAGAAGCCGGATTTGATCATCATGGACCTTCAACTCCCGGACATTGACGGTCTGGAAGCCACGAAAAGGATAAGAGCATCTGAGGCAGATAGTGAGATTTCCATTATCGCTCTAACTTCCTACGCCATGGCAGGTGATAAGGAGAAGGCCCTGGCTGCCGGCTGCACCGGCTACATCGAAAAGCCCATCAACCCTGAAACCTTCATGGCGGAGATAGAGAAATACCTATGA